A genome region from Arachis duranensis cultivar V14167 chromosome 6, aradu.V14167.gnm2.J7QH, whole genome shotgun sequence includes the following:
- the LOC107494409 gene encoding protein SRC1 translates to MSGIMHKIEETLHMGGNKKDQEHKGESHGSDQYKQGEHHQQQQHYGGGGVGVGGEHHGSGGVYGGEHGHVQEHHPGEQQHKEGLVDKIKDKIHGGDGAEGEKKKKKDKKKGEHGHDHGHDSSSSSDSD, encoded by the coding sequence ATGTCAGGAATCATGCACAAGATCGAGGAGACCCTCCACATGGGAGGGAACAAGAAAGATCAGGAGCACAAGGGAGAGAGCCATGGCAGCGATCAGTACAAGCAGGGAGAGCACCACCAACAGCAGCAGCACTacggtggtggtggtgttggtgttggtggagAGCACCATGGTAGTGGAGGAGTGTACGGAGGAGAACATGGCCACGTGCAAGAGCACCACCCAGGTGAGCAGCAGCACAAGGAGGGTCTTGTAGACAAGATCAAGGATAAGATCCACGGCGGCGACGGTGCCGAgggtgagaagaagaagaagaaggataaGAAGAAGGGCGAACATGGCCACGACCATGGCCAtgacagcagcagcagcagcgaCAGTGATTAG